The following coding sequences lie in one Musa acuminata AAA Group cultivar baxijiao chromosome BXJ3-1, Cavendish_Baxijiao_AAA, whole genome shotgun sequence genomic window:
- the LOC135629688 gene encoding acyl-CoA-binding domain-containing protein 3-like isoform X1 — protein MEFYVELFLTALISVLIAFLIGKIAAADDNVDDEDLAADKSAPPPLSADSGPRRMESTAAAAAAIADLGMGLGAAQEEETGKSSGDACASGVVEDQRLDEEILDSGKAASGFDLQKQDTILGADESSSKKEGSKVGIGIISGDLEEVEPNVGKEVRKVVEMGGEDTLQRGDARAVSEERGGSLLQGEDEWEGIERSELEKLFGVATEFVGSEKGGDAVSKLSSELQMQLYGLHRVATEGSCYEPQPMALKVTARAKWHAWQSLGNMNPDAAMEKYISLLTKSIPGWMGEKSGEEARGHDDNDPSVVQVSGIGQHHLNTSSYCNPETESGIM, from the exons ATGGAGTTCTACGTCGAGCTCTTCTTGACCGCTCTCATCTCCGTCCTCATCGCCTTCCTCATCGGCAAGATCGCCGCCGCCGACGACAACGTCGACGACGAAGATCTAGCGGCCGACAAGTCGGCCCCGCCCCCTCTTTCCGCCGATTCAGGCCCTCGGCGGATGGaatccaccgccgccgccgccgccgccatcgccGATCTTGGGATGGGTTTGGGTGCTGCCCAGGAGGAGGAGACGGGTAAGTCGTCCGGTGATGCTTGTGCAAGCGGCGTTGTCGAAGATCAAAGACTGGATGAGGAGATACTGGATAGTGGCAAGGCGGCTAGTGGGTTTGACCTACAGAAACAAGATACTATTCTTGGAGCGGATGAATCCTCGTCCAAGAAAGAGGGCTCTAAAGTGGGGATCGGAATAATTAGTGGCGATTTGGAGGAGGTTGAACCAAATGTGGGAAAAGAGGTGCGGAAAGTTGTGGAGATGGGTGGAGAAGATACCTTACAAAGGGGCGACGCAAGGGCGGTGAGTGAGGAGAGGGGTGGATCGTTGCTACAGGGGGAGGACGAGTGGGAGGGAATCGAGAGGAGCGAATTGGAGAAGTTATTCGGAGTCGCCACTGAGTTTGTGGGTAGCGAGAAAGGTGGGGATGCCGTGTCAAAACTGAGCAGTGAGTTACAAATGCAGTTGTATGGGCTTCATAGGGTTGCAACCGAGGGGTCATGCTACGAGCCACAGCCCATGGCTTTGAAGGTTACTGCTCGTGCGAAATG GCATGCGTGGCAGAGTCTGGGGAACATGAATCCAGATGCTGCCATGGAAAAGTATATCAGTCTTCTTACTAAGAGTATTCCTGGATGGATGGGAGAAAAATCTGGT GAGGAAGCCAGAGGTCATGATGACAATGATCCTTCAGTAGTGCAGGTTTCTGGAATAGGCCAGCACCATTTAAATACTTCTTCTTACTGTAATCCTGAAACTGAAAG TGGAATAATGTGA
- the LOC103994319 gene encoding glycine-rich protein 2, with protein MAQPSGRSRGTVKWFNDTKGFGFISPDDGGEDLFVHQSSIKAEGYRTLAEGEVVEFMVAEGDDGRTKAVDVTGPDGSNVQGGGGGGGGGGRRDGYGGGRGGGMRGGVYGGGYGFNGGGRGGGGRGRASGGFGGGGACYTCGETGHLAKDCYQGGGGGGGGGGGGACYNCGEMGHLARDCYQGGGGGGGGGGVGGGGGRYGGGGGGSDRSCYNCGEMGHFARECPGKN; from the coding sequence ATGGCGCAGCCGAGCGGCCGATCGAGGGGGACGGTGAAGTGGTTCAACGACACCAAGGGGTTCGGCTTCATCTCGCCGGACGACGGCGGGGAGGATCTCTTCGTCCACCAGTCTTCCATCAAGGCCGAGGGCTACCGCACCCTCGCCGAGGGCGAGGTCGTCGAGTTCATGGTGGCCGAGGGCGACGACGGCCGCACCAAGGCAGTCGATGTCACCGGGCCCGACGGATCCAACgtccagggtggcggcggcggcggtggcggtggaggCCGGAGGGACGGGTACGGTGGTGGCCGCGGCGGCGGCATGCGCGGCGGGGTTTACGGTGGAGGATACGGGTTTAACGGTGGAGGTAGGGGAGGTGGTGGGAGGGGAAGGGCCAGCGGAGGGTTTGGGGGCGGTGGGGCTTGCTATACTTGCGGTGAGACCGGGCATCTTGCTAAGGACTGCTatcagggtggcggcggtggcggcggcggtggcggtggcggtgcttgctataactgtggtgagatggGTCATCTCGCCAGGGATTGCTACcagggaggcggcggcggcggcggcggaggcggagtcggaggcggaggcggaaggTACGGCGGGGGAGGCGGTGGTAGTGACCGCTCCTGTTACAACTGTGGCGAGATGGGCCACTTCGCTAGGGAATGCCCTGGCAAGAATTGA
- the LOC135628902 gene encoding chaperone protein dnaJ 11, chloroplastic-like codes for MISSLCLASPKSFLRPPRCVAASAAAAPPAVCSSVTLYDVLGIAAGASGREIKAAYRRLALACHPDVAAVERRGASAVEFMRVHAAYETLSDPEKRADYDRSVMTAVDAGRRWAPFRSQWTSSYSTGRRRPRTWETDQCW; via the coding sequence ATGATATCGTCGCTGTGCCTCGCTTCCCCCAAATCCTTCCTCCGCCCCCCGCgctgcgtcgccgcctccgccgccgcagcCCCTCCTGCCGTCTGCTCGTCCGTGACGCTATACGACGTGCTCGGCATCGCCGCCGGCGCATCCGGCCGCGAGATCAAGGCGGCGTACCGGAGGCTTGCCCTTGCGTGCCACCCGGACGTGGCCGCGGTCGAGCGGAGGGGCGCGTCCGCGGTCGAGTTCATGCGGGTCCACGCGGCTTACGAGACTCTCTCTGATCCGGAGAAGCGCGCCGACTACGACCGCAGCGTCATGACAGCGGTGGACGCCGGCCGGCGGTGGGCGCCCTTCCGCTCGCAGTGGACGTCGTCGTACTCCACCGGTCGCCGCCGCCCTCGCACGTGGGAGACGGACCAGTGCTGGTAG
- the LOC135628900 gene encoding uncharacterized protein LOC135628900 isoform X1, whose translation MLKNPFFFPVHLIHLGLGVVLPQWRDEVGHLIDEAMPGSGEDREGSRDLMRRRSTMSRSSPIVSNDNGDCSSGDGVDGNSAMVRWRKQNVRAPRCRLNNNESSDEAGRGRSEGEEGDSSRPNLSANATTSLNSRKRVRLHGKVAEDSNAVDTAPVPRKLRSAINKRSSQSSSRAMPDATKKHHRSSSGVEVLYGNGGRRCKPTMLLDSLTKDEEEVVEALCALSRMLPVGTRVPDKENRRLSDIQDNNATADPHSEAPKKEGEGQHLQQCIASGIRVPSSCMAKPLDETMEEENVFSKQPLTVCARQTIDSDMSRIKEHGTHITPLSENEPPESSVRYFEKFSSPSDVLPHTTGNRALHPTQCDAFTAIPPCKLDMLQPNGHVESPALGGNKVQQVECNSENSTKRVCQEGIVPLHIHPSSSNTAVWPSSATGAARLVSSRIDLPTKKVLPDVVSSWKKCAIHVFIGHLIKNYQEKEECKTLLLSEVSRPMDGSKLCATANDEKVGLQNSVAKRNKHEGRVEVLCDRRYMSAHQSSVSSDAEQKKACDFASLLGNGNASSFANGAKSAGQLRSPFLHAQVPHHPLVPFPFPHVPYASPYSEKLVAATTQPVQLQVPNYVGHPFFGPQMDDTMGNMQLQQQYQQQQIWQAHFAQYRSPLVGIAALQNDRLHDSSASTRRIVQASSTLPSSPPVQMQCGSSSQHQLLANASSSSSSKAKPHQQPGSLRGGRFHHEGPHSVAAASQHRSIMKNDTIG comes from the exons ATGCTTAAAAATCCCTTCTTTTTTCCCGTTCATCTGATTCATTTGGGCCTGGGTGTCGTTCTCCCACAGTGGCGAGATGAGGTAGGCCATCTGATCGATGAGGCCATGCCGGGATCAGGCGAGGACAGAGAGGGCTCGCGAGATTTGATGCGTCGAAGAAGCACAATGAGTCGCTCCTCGCCTATCG TTTCAAATGATAATGGTGACTGTAGTAGTGGAGATGGAGTAGATGGGAATTCGGCCATGGTTAGGTGGAGGAAGCAGAATGTCCGGGCTCCAAGGTGTAGGCTGAACAATAATGAGTCGTCTGACGAAGCAGGAAGAGGCAGGTCAGAGGGAGAGGAGGGCGATTCTTCTAGGCCAAATCTTAGTGCCAATGCCACCACAAGTCTAAATAGTAGGAAGAGAGTTAGGCTCCATGGAAAG GTCGCTGAGGATAGCAATGCTGTTGACACCGCACCCGTGCCGAGGAAATTGAGATCAG CAATCAATAAACGCAGCAGCCAGTCATCGTCTCGTGCGATGCCAGATGCCACGAAAAAGCATCATCGCAGTTCTAGTGGAGTCGAGGTGCTATATGGGAATGGTGGTAGAAGATGCAAACCGACCATG CTGCTTGACTCATTAACCAAGGATGAAGAGGAAGTTGTGGAGGCTTTGTGTGCATTATCCAGAATGCTACCTGTTGGCACCCGAGTTCCAGACAAAGAAAATAGGAGACTGTCAGACATCCAGGATAATAATGCTACTGCAGATCCTCATTCAGAAG CTCCAAAAAAAGAGGGTGAAGGACAACATTTGCAACAATGCATCGCCAGTGGAATTAGGGTTCCCTCTTCTTGTATGGCAAAACCATTAGATGAAACAATGGAGGAAGAAAATGTCTTTTCCAAACAACCTCTCACCGTTTGCGCAAGGCAGACTATCGATTCAGACATGAGTAGAATTAAGGAACATGGCACTCATATAACTCCATTGTCCGAAAATGAACCCCCAGAGAGTAGTGTCAGATATTTTGAAAAATTTTCAAGCCCATCAGATGTTCTGCCTCACACAACTGGAAATAG AGCACTGCATCCGACTCAATGTGATGCCTTTACAGCCATTCCGCCATGCAAATTAGATATGCTACAACCA AACGGACATGTTGAATCACCTGCACTGGGGGGGAATAAAGTTCAGCAAGTGGAGTGTAACAGTGAAAATAGTACAAAACGTGTGTGCCAGGAAG GAATTGTTCCACTGCATATCCATCCTTCTTCAAGCAATACTGCAGTTTGGCCAAGCTCTGCCACTGGTGCTGCTAGACTTGTTTCAAGCAGAATTGATCTTCCAACTAAAAAG GTTCTGCCTGATGTAGTATCATCTTGGAAAAAATGTGCTATTCATGTGTTCATAGGCCATCTTATCAAGAACTATCAAGAAAAGGAGGAGTGCAAGACTTTACTGCTGTCTGAGGTATCGAGGCCCATGGATGGGTCAAAATTGTGTGCAACAGCAAATGATGAGAAAGTTGGGTTACAAAATTCTGTTGCCAAGAGGAATAAACACGAAGGAAGAGTTGAAGTTTTATGTGACAGAAGATATATGTCAGCTCATCAATCTTCAGTCTCATCTGATGCCGAGCAAAAGAAG GCCTGTGATTTCGCTTCATTATTGGGAAATGGCAATGCTAGTAGTTTCGCAAACGGAGCAAAGTCTGCGGGGCAGCTTCGTTCTCCTTTTCTGCATGCGCAAGTTCCACATCATCCTCTTGTGCCATTTCCTTTCCCTCATGTGCCATATGCTTCACCTTACTCAGAGAAGCTAGTAGCTGCGACCACTCAACCG GTTCAGCTTCAAGTACCTAATTATGTAGGCCATCCATTCTTCGGACCGCAAATGGACGACACCATGGGCAACATGCAGCTGCAACAACAGTACCAGCAGCAACAGATATGGCAGGCTCATTTCGCCCAATACAGATCCCCCCTCGTGGGCATTGCAGCGCTGCAGAACGATCGGCTACATGACTCATCTGCTTCCACCCGCCGAATTGTTCAGGCTTCATCAACTCTCCCATCTTCCCCACCTGTACAAATGCAATGTGGATCATCATCACAACACCAACTTCTTGCTAACGCCTCCTCATCGTCGTCCTCCAAAGCAAAGCCTCACCAACAACCGGGAAGCCTGCGGGGCGGTAGATTCCACCATGAAGGCCCCCATTCGGTCGCAGCTGCATCACAACACCGGTCGATCATGAAGAATGATACAATAGGATGA
- the LOC103994308 gene encoding uncharacterized protein LOC103994308 — protein sequence MMGDGGVKQILAKPIQLADQVSKWADDAHSFKQDCAELKAKTERLAGLLRQAARADLYERPTRRIMDDTEQVLDKALALVEKCRAHGLVRRLFTIIPATAFKKMSTQLDNSIGDVSWLIRVSSSSGSDDGDFDTHLGLPPIAQNEPILFLIWEQIATMHTGSLDTRADAAASLVSLARDNDRYGKLIIEEDGVGPLLRLVKEGRPEGQESAAHAIGLLARDPESVEQMVLAGVCSVFSKVLKDGPMKVQAMVAWAVAELAASHPKCQDVFAQNHVVRLLVSHLAFETVQEHSKYTVPSKGISIHSVVLANNSTNTTANAAAAMALDNGAEQALVKHPNTITDQNASKNQMHSVIESTMAAKSSKTPANTKGHTNPHVAGSNGKQQKVPLSGASIKGREFEDPATKAYMKAMAAKALWQLAKGNPSVCNSITESRALLCFAVLLEKGAEEVQYYSAMALMDIARVAEQHSDLRRSAFKPSSPAARAVVDQLLRIVEKADYDDLLVPCIVALGSLSRTFRATETRIIAPLVRLLDEREAIVSKEAAIALTKFACTDNYLHLDHSKAIINAGGAKDLVQLVYFGEQAVQVAALILLCYIALHVPDSEALAQAEVLTVLEWSSKQGYMVQDPTVDTLLPEAKVRLELYQSRSRRGYH from the coding sequence ATGATGGGAGATGGCGGGGTAAAGCAGATCCTGGCCAAGCCGATTCAGCTGGCGGACCAGGTGAGTAAATGGGCGGACGACGCCCACTCGTTCAAGCAGGACTGCGCGGAGCTGAAGGCCAAAACGGAGCGCCTGGCGGGGCTGCTGCGGCAGGCCGCTCGCGCGGATCTCTATGAACGCCCCACCCGCCGCATCATGGACGACACGGAGCAGGTCCTGGACAAGGCCCTCGCCCTCGTCGAGAAGTGCCGCGCCCATGGCCTTGTCCGCCGCCTCTTCACCATCATCCCCGCCACCGCGTTCAAGAAGATGTCCACCCAGCTCGACAACTCCATCGGCGACGTCTCCTGGCTCATCCgcgtctcctcctcctctggCTCCGACGACGGCGACTTCGACACCCACCTCGGCCTCCCCCCCATCGCCCAGAACGAGCCCATCCTCTTCCTCATCTGGGAGCAGATCGCCACCATGCACACCGGCTCCCTCGACACCCGCGCCGACGCCGCCGCCAGCCTCGTCTCCCTCGCCCGCGACAATGATCGCTACGGCAAGCTCATCATCGAGGAGGACGGCGTTGGCCCCCTCCTCCGCCTCGTCAAGGAGGGCCGCCCCGAGGGCCAGGAGAGCGCCGCCCACGCCATCGGCCTCCTCGCCCGCGACCCCGAGAGCGTCGAGCAGATGGTCCTCGCCGGCGTCTGCTCCGTCTTCTCCAAGGTCCTCAAGGACGGCCCCATGAAGGTCCAGGCCATGGTCGCCTGGGCCGTCGCCGAGCTCGCCGCCAGCCACCCCAAGTGCCAGGACGTCTTCGCCCAGAACCACGTCGTCCGCCTCCTCGTCAGCCACCTCGCCTTCGAGACCGTCCAGGAGCACAGCAAGTACACCGTCCCCTCCAAGGGCATCTCCATCCACTCCGTCGTCTTGGCCAACAACAGCACCAACACGACCGCCAACGCCGCGGCGGCGATGGCCCTCGACAACGGCGCCGAGCAGGCCTTGGTCAAGCATCCGAACACGATCACAGACCAGAACGCCAGCAAGAACCAGATGCACTCCGTGATCGAGTCCACTATGGCCGCCAAATCCAGTAAAACCCCGGCCAACACCAAAGGCCACACGAACCCCCACGTCGCCGGCAGCAACGGCAAGCAGCAAAAGGTGCCTCTCTCCGGAGCCAGCATCAAGGGGCGGGAGTTCGAGGACCCGGCCACCAAAGCCTACATGAAAGCCATGGCCGCGAAGGCCCTGTGGCAGCTCGCCAAGGGCAATCCCTCCGTCTGCAATAgcatcaccgagtcccgggccctCCTCTGCTTCGCGGTGCTCCTCGAGAAAGGGGCGGAAGAGGTCCAGTACTATTCCGCCATGGCCCTGATGGACATCGCGCGCGTGGCGGAGCAGCATTCGGATCTCAGGCGGTCCGCGTTCAAGCCGAGTTCGCCGGCGGCGCGGGCGGTGGTCGACCAGCTTCTGAGGATCGTAGAGAAGGCCGACTACGACGACCTCCTCGTCCCCTGCATCGTCGCATTAGGCAGCTTGTCGAGGACCTTCCGGGCGACGGAGACCCGGATCATAGCGCCGCTGGTTCGGTTGCTCGACGAGAGGGAAGCCATCGTGTCAAAAGAGGCCGCGATCGCCCTGACCAAGTTCGCCTGCACCGACAACTACCTCCACCTCGATCACTCCAAGGCCATCATCAATGCGGGAGGGGCGAAAGACCTGGTTCAGCTGGTGTATTTTGGCGAACAGGCAGTGCAGGTCGCGGCATTGATCCTGCTGTGCTACATCGCGCTGCATGTGCCCGACAGCGAGGCGCTGGCCCAGGCCGAGGTCCTCAccgtgctcgagtggtcttctaagCAGGGGTACATGGTTCAGGACCCGACCGTGGACACCTTGTTGCCGGAGGCAAAGGTGAGGCTGGAGCTGTACCAGTCGAGGAGTCGCAGAGGGTACCACTGA
- the LOC135628901 gene encoding peptidyl-prolyl cis-trans isomerase-like, translating into MAANPCVFFDMAVGGAPVGRIVMELYADVTPKTAENFRALCTGEKGVGRSGKPLHYKGSTFHRVIPGFMCQGGDFTCGNGTGGESIYGEKFADENFVKKHTGPGVLSMANAGKNTNGSQFFVCTAQTSWLDGKHVVFGRVVEGMDVVKAIEAVGSHSGSTKKPVVVADCGQLS; encoded by the coding sequence ATGGCGGCCAACCCTTGCGTTTTCTTCGACATGGCCGTCGGTGGCGCGCCGGTGGGGCGGATCGTGATGGAGCTGTATGCGGACGTGACGCCGAAGACGGCAGAGAACTTCCGGGCGCTGTGCACGGGCGAGAAGGGAGTGGGGCGCTCCGGGAAGCCCCTCCACTACAAGGGCTCCACCTTCCACCGTGTGATCCCGGGGTTCATGTGCCAGGGCGGCGACTTCACCTGCGGCAACGGCACCGGCGGGGAGTCGATCTACGGCGAGAAGTTCGCCGACGAGAACTTCGTAAAGAAGCACACGGGTCCGGGGGTGCTGTCCATGGCGAACGCCGGGAAGAATACCAACGGATCGCAGTTCTTCGTCTGCACCGCCCAGACCTCGTGGCTGGACGGCAAGCACGTGGTGTTCGGCCGCGTGGTGGAGGGGATGGACGTGGTGAAGGCCATCGAGGCGGTGGGCTCCCATAGCGGGTCCACCAAGAAGCCGGTCGTCGTCGCCGACTGCGGGCAGCTGTCTTAG
- the LOC135628900 gene encoding uncharacterized protein LOC135628900 isoform X2 encodes MVRWRKQNVRAPRCRLNNNESSDEAGRGRSEGEEGDSSRPNLSANATTSLNSRKRVRLHGKVAEDSNAVDTAPVPRKLRSAINKRSSQSSSRAMPDATKKHHRSSSGVEVLYGNGGRRCKPTMLLDSLTKDEEEVVEALCALSRMLPVGTRVPDKENRRLSDIQDNNATADPHSEAPKKEGEGQHLQQCIASGIRVPSSCMAKPLDETMEEENVFSKQPLTVCARQTIDSDMSRIKEHGTHITPLSENEPPESSVRYFEKFSSPSDVLPHTTGNRALHPTQCDAFTAIPPCKLDMLQPNGHVESPALGGNKVQQVECNSENSTKRVCQEGIVPLHIHPSSSNTAVWPSSATGAARLVSSRIDLPTKKVLPDVVSSWKKCAIHVFIGHLIKNYQEKEECKTLLLSEVSRPMDGSKLCATANDEKVGLQNSVAKRNKHEGRVEVLCDRRYMSAHQSSVSSDAEQKKACDFASLLGNGNASSFANGAKSAGQLRSPFLHAQVPHHPLVPFPFPHVPYASPYSEKLVAATTQPVQLQVPNYVGHPFFGPQMDDTMGNMQLQQQYQQQQIWQAHFAQYRSPLVGIAALQNDRLHDSSASTRRIVQASSTLPSSPPVQMQCGSSSQHQLLANASSSSSSKAKPHQQPGSLRGGRFHHEGPHSVAAASQHRSIMKNDTIG; translated from the exons ATGGTTAGGTGGAGGAAGCAGAATGTCCGGGCTCCAAGGTGTAGGCTGAACAATAATGAGTCGTCTGACGAAGCAGGAAGAGGCAGGTCAGAGGGAGAGGAGGGCGATTCTTCTAGGCCAAATCTTAGTGCCAATGCCACCACAAGTCTAAATAGTAGGAAGAGAGTTAGGCTCCATGGAAAG GTCGCTGAGGATAGCAATGCTGTTGACACCGCACCCGTGCCGAGGAAATTGAGATCAG CAATCAATAAACGCAGCAGCCAGTCATCGTCTCGTGCGATGCCAGATGCCACGAAAAAGCATCATCGCAGTTCTAGTGGAGTCGAGGTGCTATATGGGAATGGTGGTAGAAGATGCAAACCGACCATG CTGCTTGACTCATTAACCAAGGATGAAGAGGAAGTTGTGGAGGCTTTGTGTGCATTATCCAGAATGCTACCTGTTGGCACCCGAGTTCCAGACAAAGAAAATAGGAGACTGTCAGACATCCAGGATAATAATGCTACTGCAGATCCTCATTCAGAAG CTCCAAAAAAAGAGGGTGAAGGACAACATTTGCAACAATGCATCGCCAGTGGAATTAGGGTTCCCTCTTCTTGTATGGCAAAACCATTAGATGAAACAATGGAGGAAGAAAATGTCTTTTCCAAACAACCTCTCACCGTTTGCGCAAGGCAGACTATCGATTCAGACATGAGTAGAATTAAGGAACATGGCACTCATATAACTCCATTGTCCGAAAATGAACCCCCAGAGAGTAGTGTCAGATATTTTGAAAAATTTTCAAGCCCATCAGATGTTCTGCCTCACACAACTGGAAATAG AGCACTGCATCCGACTCAATGTGATGCCTTTACAGCCATTCCGCCATGCAAATTAGATATGCTACAACCA AACGGACATGTTGAATCACCTGCACTGGGGGGGAATAAAGTTCAGCAAGTGGAGTGTAACAGTGAAAATAGTACAAAACGTGTGTGCCAGGAAG GAATTGTTCCACTGCATATCCATCCTTCTTCAAGCAATACTGCAGTTTGGCCAAGCTCTGCCACTGGTGCTGCTAGACTTGTTTCAAGCAGAATTGATCTTCCAACTAAAAAG GTTCTGCCTGATGTAGTATCATCTTGGAAAAAATGTGCTATTCATGTGTTCATAGGCCATCTTATCAAGAACTATCAAGAAAAGGAGGAGTGCAAGACTTTACTGCTGTCTGAGGTATCGAGGCCCATGGATGGGTCAAAATTGTGTGCAACAGCAAATGATGAGAAAGTTGGGTTACAAAATTCTGTTGCCAAGAGGAATAAACACGAAGGAAGAGTTGAAGTTTTATGTGACAGAAGATATATGTCAGCTCATCAATCTTCAGTCTCATCTGATGCCGAGCAAAAGAAG GCCTGTGATTTCGCTTCATTATTGGGAAATGGCAATGCTAGTAGTTTCGCAAACGGAGCAAAGTCTGCGGGGCAGCTTCGTTCTCCTTTTCTGCATGCGCAAGTTCCACATCATCCTCTTGTGCCATTTCCTTTCCCTCATGTGCCATATGCTTCACCTTACTCAGAGAAGCTAGTAGCTGCGACCACTCAACCG GTTCAGCTTCAAGTACCTAATTATGTAGGCCATCCATTCTTCGGACCGCAAATGGACGACACCATGGGCAACATGCAGCTGCAACAACAGTACCAGCAGCAACAGATATGGCAGGCTCATTTCGCCCAATACAGATCCCCCCTCGTGGGCATTGCAGCGCTGCAGAACGATCGGCTACATGACTCATCTGCTTCCACCCGCCGAATTGTTCAGGCTTCATCAACTCTCCCATCTTCCCCACCTGTACAAATGCAATGTGGATCATCATCACAACACCAACTTCTTGCTAACGCCTCCTCATCGTCGTCCTCCAAAGCAAAGCCTCACCAACAACCGGGAAGCCTGCGGGGCGGTAGATTCCACCATGAAGGCCCCCATTCGGTCGCAGCTGCATCACAACACCGGTCGATCATGAAGAATGATACAATAGGATGA
- the LOC103994330 gene encoding thaumatin-like protein 1 has protein sequence MSRVLLSQNSVSFVLCLLLHSLTGEGVAFTFVNRCGATIWPGVLSGSGSPRLETTGFELPAGSSRTLRAPSGWSGRFWARTGCSFDAAGRGSCATADCGSGQVECNGAGAAPPATLAEFTLDGSDGRDFYDVSLVDGYNLPMLVEAAGREGCAASGCAADLNRLCPAELKVGHGDSAACRSACGAFGRPEFCCSGEYGSPDRCRPSAYSQMFKSACPRSYSYAFDDATSTFTCAGSQGYSITFCPESSPSQKATMNPSPTTTEPVLEDGSWLASLASGDANPARRRANSFLLLLLLVLLPSAVTATLLFAFS, from the exons ATGTCTCGTGTCTTGTTGTCGCAGAATTCGGTTTCCTTCGTCCTCTGCCTGCTTCTCCATTCTCTGACAG GAGAAGGTGTCGCATTCACATTCGTGAATAGATGCGGCGCCACGATCTGGCCGGGCGTTCTGTCCGGTTCAGGCAGCCCGAGGCTGGAGACCACCGGCTTCGAGCTCCCCGCCGGCTCCAGCCGTACGCTGCGGGCCCCTTCCGGCTGGTCCGGCCGCTTCTGGGCCCGCACCGGCTGCTCGTTCGACGCGGCCGGCCGCGGCTCCTGCGCCACCGCCGACTGCGGGTCCGGGCAGGTGGAGTGCAACGGCGCAGGTGCCGCCCCCCCGGCGACCCTCGCGGAGTTCACGCTCGACGGCAGCGATGGGAGGGACTTCTACGACGTGAGTCTCGTGGACGGCTACAACCTGCCGATGCTGGTGGAGGCCGCCGGCCGGGAGGGGTGCGCCGCCAGTGGGTGCGCGGCGGACCTCAACCGGCTGTGCCCGGCGGAGCTGAAGGTCGGGCACGGGGACTCGGCGGCGTGCCGGAGCGCGTGCGGGGCCTTCGGGCGGCCCGAGTTCTGCTGCAGCGGCGAGTACGGCAGCCCCGACAGGTGCCGGCCGTCCGCCTACTCGCAGATGTTCAAGTCCGCGTGCCCGCGTTCCTACAGCTACGCCTTCGACGACGCCACCAGCACCTTCACCTGCGCCGGCTCTCAGGGTTACTCCATCACCTTCTGCCCCGAGTCCTCCCCGAG CCAAAAAGCCACCATGAATCCTTCACCGACAACAACAGAACCAGTGCTGGAAGATGGCTCTTGGCTGGCAAGCTTGGCCTCCGGAGATGCGAACCCAGCAAGGAGAAGAGCTAATTCCTTCCTCCTCCTACTACTACTAGTACTACTACCATCAGCAGTCACTGCGACTCTCCTGTTTGCTTTCTCGTAA
- the LOC135629688 gene encoding acyl-CoA-binding domain-containing protein 3-like isoform X2: protein MEFYVELFLTALISVLIAFLIGKIAAADDNVDDEDLAADKSAPPPLSADSGPRRMESTAAAAAAIADLGMGLGAAQEEETGKSSGDACASGVVEDQRLDEEILDSGKAASGFDLQKQDTILGADESSSKKEGSKVGIGIISGDLEEVEPNVGKEVRKVVEMGGEDTLQRGDARAVSEERGGSLLQGEDEWEGIERSELEKLFGVATEFVGSEKGGDAVSKLSSELQMQLYGLHRVATEGSCYEPQPMALKVTARAKWTERFVPFKLLSSAWLHF from the coding sequence ATGGAGTTCTACGTCGAGCTCTTCTTGACCGCTCTCATCTCCGTCCTCATCGCCTTCCTCATCGGCAAGATCGCCGCCGCCGACGACAACGTCGACGACGAAGATCTAGCGGCCGACAAGTCGGCCCCGCCCCCTCTTTCCGCCGATTCAGGCCCTCGGCGGATGGaatccaccgccgccgccgccgccgccatcgccGATCTTGGGATGGGTTTGGGTGCTGCCCAGGAGGAGGAGACGGGTAAGTCGTCCGGTGATGCTTGTGCAAGCGGCGTTGTCGAAGATCAAAGACTGGATGAGGAGATACTGGATAGTGGCAAGGCGGCTAGTGGGTTTGACCTACAGAAACAAGATACTATTCTTGGAGCGGATGAATCCTCGTCCAAGAAAGAGGGCTCTAAAGTGGGGATCGGAATAATTAGTGGCGATTTGGAGGAGGTTGAACCAAATGTGGGAAAAGAGGTGCGGAAAGTTGTGGAGATGGGTGGAGAAGATACCTTACAAAGGGGCGACGCAAGGGCGGTGAGTGAGGAGAGGGGTGGATCGTTGCTACAGGGGGAGGACGAGTGGGAGGGAATCGAGAGGAGCGAATTGGAGAAGTTATTCGGAGTCGCCACTGAGTTTGTGGGTAGCGAGAAAGGTGGGGATGCCGTGTCAAAACTGAGCAGTGAGTTACAAATGCAGTTGTATGGGCTTCATAGGGTTGCAACCGAGGGGTCATGCTACGAGCCACAGCCCATGGCTTTGAAGGTTACTGCTCGTGCGAAATG